AATACCAAACTGGCCAAGGCCGACGATTTCATCTTCCTTGACAATAAAGATAACAGCCCTGGCCATGAACTCCGCGGCAAATCTGAGCACCAGAAGAATTATCCCTCCACCAAGCGCCGGATCGTTCAACTCCTCCAACATGCCCCTTAGAAGAGAGATCCCGGTGCTTTGAGGCGCTGCAAGCGGGGCTGCTGAATCCTCTCCCATTTCTCTCCTGAGTTCATCGCCGATATTGAATGAATCCGATACACTCTTCACCTCTCCGGAGCGCAGTTCAGTGAGACTCTGCAAAAGGCGGTCACTGAACCGTAAGATAGTCGAGTCTTCGGACAATTCCTGAGTTGACGGCTTCATGATCAGCGAATACTTCATAGCGGCAATTTTGCGCTCCGCTGTGACATCATGCCGATCGGTCATGACCAGCACCTTAAGTTCAGGGAAATTTGAATGGACAAGTTCCAGAAGCTCAAGTCCACCTAATAGGCCTGACCCGTCCATCCTCGGCATGATGAGATCCTGAAGAAGTAGAGGAGTGAGCCCTTCGCGACAGAGAGAATCAATGGAAATCAAAGCATCCTCGCCTTTTGCAAAGCAGGTGACGCTATAACCATTCTTCTCCAAGGCATCTGCGAGAGACTTTCTGATCAATTCGTCGTCATCGACCAATAATAAAGGCAGGGCGGGCGAACTCTCCTGATGTTGGCCCGATTCCGTTGCTTCATGAGTTGTTGCGCTGCCGGACTCCTGCACCAGGTCAAATTCAAAATCGACGTTGTCATTCGCTGCTGCGGTAACGCCGGTCTTCTCGCCCTTGGCTGATGCATGCCTGTGTTCATCCAGGATGCGCGACCCCTCCATTGCGAGAAACTGAGCATTGAATCCCTTAACCAGGATAAACTGCAGCGGGTCAGTTCGGATATCATCAACGGTATCGAGATTATCCTGCAGGTCGAAATCAAATGTTCCCTCTTCCCAGCTAAAGAGAGAGTAAACGATCTGCTCCACCTGTTCATGGACAAGCTCTTCGAGAAGAGCAGCCTCGACGATCCGCTCTTGGATCAGGATATCGCCAAGCCTGCGGCTGAACCCCTCAGCCTGCTGACGGGATTTAGCAAGCTCCAAAGCATTTTTTTCCACAAAACCTCTTGCCAGAAGGGCTTCGGCAAGATCAACAGGGTAAGTCGTTGAGGTAGCCTTGACCACCTGCCCCTGCCTGAAAACGATGTTGGCTTCCTGCTCGTCGCACCTGATCCCCAAGACGCCGGATTTTCGGCTCAGGCTGACAATCTGGAGTATTTCGGCCAACCCCAGGTCTTTGAGGTTTCCAACGAGGCTCATGTGAAGCACTCCGTAAGTGGGGCACGAAGAATTGACAAATTATTCACTCAGCCTGACCATAATCCGGAAACCTAGGCTAAACAAATGGGCAACGACATTATGCCTTGTTGCGTTCTCTTCCCCTGAAAAGCAGCCTGATCGGCGTACCTTCGAAGCCAAACGCCTCCCGGAAACGGTTTGCCAGGTATCTCTCATAAGAGAAATGAATTCCTTCCGGCTGGTTGGTAAAAATTACAAAGGTCGGCGGCTTGGTCCCGACCTGGGTCGCGAAATAAAACTTAACACGTCTGCCGCTTGCCAAGGGAGCATGCTTGGCCTCAGTAGCCTCAGTGAAGACCTTGTTAAGATCCGAGGTGGTTACCCTGCGGGCATACTGGGTCATCACCTTGTCTACTTCCTGGATGATTTTAGGAACCCTTTGCCCGGTTACAGCAGATACAAAGATAATCGGAGCGAACGGGAGATACTTGAATTCTGTTCTTATGCGATCGACAAACCTGCC
This window of the Geoanaerobacter pelophilus genome carries:
- a CDS encoding DUF4388 domain-containing protein; translation: MSLVGNLKDLGLAEILQIVSLSRKSGVLGIRCDEQEANIVFRQGQVVKATSTTYPVDLAEALLARGFVEKNALELAKSRQQAEGFSRRLGDILIQERIVEAALLEELVHEQVEQIVYSLFSWEEGTFDFDLQDNLDTVDDIRTDPLQFILVKGFNAQFLAMEGSRILDEHRHASAKGEKTGVTAAANDNVDFEFDLVQESGSATTHEATESGQHQESSPALPLLLVDDDELIRKSLADALEKNGYSVTCFAKGEDALISIDSLCREGLTPLLLQDLIMPRMDGSGLLGGLELLELVHSNFPELKVLVMTDRHDVTAERKIAAMKYSLIMKPSTQELSEDSTILRFSDRLLQSLTELRSGEVKSVSDSFNIGDELRREMGEDSAAPLAAPQSTGISLLRGMLEELNDPALGGGIILLVLRFAAEFMARAVIFIVKEDEIVGLGQFGIDDGEQSGDMRVRSMKVPIKERTVFSEVVESQLPVKLQMDDSQWCNYLKEHLGGNPTEAFMGPIVSEGKVVAVLYGDNGFDPRPIGDTDSLEIFLSQAGIAMEKALLQRRLKEKHLEGM